Within the Luteimonas sp. JM171 genome, the region GCGGGGCCCTGGAAGGGGTGGACGCCGCCATGCTCGTCGTCCACGCCGGGCGCTGGGAAGACGAGGACACGGCCGCCTACGAGGTCCTGGCACAGGCCGGCGTGCCGGTCGTGCTCGTCGTCAACCAGGTCGACCGCATCCAGGACAAGGCCACGCTGCTGCCGTATCTCGCCCAGGTCAGCGAGGGCCGGAATTTCGCCAGCGTGCACCCGGTCTCGGCGCTCAAGCGCAAGGGCCTGGACGGCTTGGTGGAGGATGTGCTGAAGCTCCTGCCGGAGCAGGATCCGCTGTACGGCGAGGACGAGATCACCGACCGCAGCCAGCGCTTCCTCGCCGCGGAGCTGGTCCGCGAACAGCTCATGCGCCAGCTGGGCGCCGAACTCCCGTATGCGACCACGGTGGAGATCGAGTCCTTTGCCGAGGAGCCCTCGCCACGCGGGGGCTCGCTGCTGCGGATCGGGGCCGTGGTCTGGGTGGAGCGGGAAGGGCAGAAGGCCATCGTCATCGGCAAGGGCGGGGCCCGGCTTCGCGAGATCGGCACCAAGGCG harbors:
- the era gene encoding GTPase Era, whose product is MTQTTPHRAGHVAVLGRPNVGKSTLVNALVGAKVSIVSNRPQTTRHRLLGIASFPAGQLVLVDTPGLHRDHGKSSATAMHRWMNRSARGALEGVDAAMLVVHAGRWEDEDTAAYEVLAQAGVPVVLVVNQVDRIQDKATLLPYLAQVSEGRNFASVHPVSALKRKGLDGLVEDVLKLLPEQDPLYGEDEITDRSQRFLAAELVREQLMRQLGAELPYATTVEIESFAEEPSPRGGSLLRIGAVVWVEREGQKAIVIGKGGARLREIGTKARGQMEKLFGAKVFLQTWVRVREGWSDDEAALRAFGYEDR